In Gadus morhua chromosome 5, gadMor3.0, whole genome shotgun sequence, the genomic stretch TTATTTGGGGACAACTCAAGTGCTGTCATCTATCAGCATAGAGTTGTGTAGCAATGAGGGATGGGCAGTTCAATCCGATAATTACAGTGATTATCTGCTAGATTAACCAGAACCAACATTGGCTTTCTTTCAGATGTTTGTTTgggcgagggaggggggtcTGCCCCAGTGGAGTCTGGGTTTAGTTGGCTTGTCCCGTTGACGTTCTGACAGGTGAGGAGGCCGGCTGTTTGCTTAGCCTTGCTGCCAAAACCAACTGAACAAACCTTTTCAGAAACAGTCTTACTGTACGTCTGAGGGATTGTTTATTGTCACCTCGTTTCTTGTCCTCTAAGCTGCTATGAGCATAAGGATCGGTGTAGTGGCGGTCAAAAAAACACAGCTAGACAGTCCTCTGGAAACACCTTACTTACCAAGGATTACTTCAATAAAAGCAAGCAATCTGATTAAAAACTGTGGGCGCTGGTGGGATACTGAAGTTGATGTATTTTCCTAAATTCTTCTTCCCAAATGGACAATCGGGCTGAGTAAAATATTTTCTTGATGTATGTCATATATTGTTTATGAGAACACAGAGAGCAAACATGTGGGGTTAGAGTACTTAAAGCTGCATGTAACATTACTACTGCAGCAAGTCACGCAAGGGAAAAATATCTGAATGGAAAATTTTGTCCTCTGTATGTTAAATCCTCTTTCATGGGAAAATGTCGACGTAAACTTCGTTTTTTAATATCTGACGTGAATTTCCTGTCATcgtaaaacaacaacagtcatTTGGGGTTTTATAAGTTAATGTAAAAAAGCATCTTGCTGTTCCCTTAACAAGCTAAAGGGACTTGAGCTAAAGGGACACAAGCTGGGGAAGGCATTTAAAGGTGATGAGAAAACATACTTAGATAGTTATGTTACATAGTTGGTGCTCCTCCATGTTGGTGAACAAAAAGGTCACAGAAACAAAGGAAATGACTGAAATTCTTCTGCAGATCCCTGGTTTTCACCACACCTCTCCTGCTCAATGGCAGGGAAGTgaaactggtgtgtgtgtgtgtgtgtgtgtgtgtgtgtgtgtgtgtgtgtgtgtgtgtgtgtgtgtgtgtgtgtgtgtgtgtgtgtgtgtgtgtgtgtgtgtgtgtgtgtgtgtgtgcatgtgtgtgtgtgcatgtgtgtgtgtgtgtttgtgcatgctaggctagggtgtgtgtgtttgtgccagggtgtgtgttgtgtgccatTGACATGTGATTTGCATATTTCTGAAATTAggatcttctctccctctcacaggaTGATTTCGCACATTGGACCGAGTAGGAAGAACTTTCTGGAATAAAAGTGATTCTGCTGTGACGGGTGACGAAAAACCACtagtcctcctccctcctccactggCGATCTTTGCTGACTCATGACAGAACAAAGGAAGTGGAAACGTGACTGTTGTCGTCTGACTCACTGCCGCCGGCAGCCATGTTGGATCATGGTCAACCTTCGATTGGGAAGCGATATCGCACAGCCTCCTGCGTTCTCTCACATCTAGAATTATCTTTGCAAAAGGGATGTGAAAAGCCAAAGGCCTTAATATAATGGAGCTCTAGATATTTATTGCTAGGCATATCGTTAGGAGTGTTATCTTCTGCCACTTTGCGGTGGTCGTCTGAAAGTCGCTCTACCAGCCTCCGGTGCACTCATCTGATCACAACGTTGTTGTGATTCGGTCGCTTTGAGAGAAAACAGATAAAAAAGACCTCAGCTCATTGGGATCTGTGCCCCCATTCCTTCAAAAATGGGCGTCCTTGTCGCAAGATTCCTCCGTGTGCGTCAAGTGACCGACTCCCAATGGAATAAAACGCTATTTTTCTGAAGTATCACCAGACCCTTCAGGAGATGCAGAGATGACCATCATCTTTcactgaaaacaacaacaacaacaacaacaacaacaaaatcccCGACAAGTTCAGGGGTCGAGCACCCAGGATGTATTGCCCCAGGAAGAAGCGTCCGACGCGTGACGAGGACTTCTCGGCCATGGTGGTGCCCTCGGTGCGCGGGCTTGGTTACCTTGACTACAACATAGAGAGCCACGCCTCCCGCTCGCTGAGCGCCATGGACGAGTTCCGGCGCCACGACCTGCTCTGCGACCTGGTGCTCCACGTCACGCAGAAGGACCGCACCGTGGACTTCAAGGTAGGGGACCCCCAGCAAAACTCTGCACACCTGTAGCTGAGGTTCCCTGTATGGGAACACCTGTATGGGCACACCTGCATGGGCACATCTGTATGGGCCCACCTGTATGGGAACACCTGTATGGGCACACCTGTATGGGAACACCTGTATGGGCACACCTGCATAGGCACATCTGTATGGACACATCTGTATGGGCCCGCCTGTATGGGAACACCTGTATGGCCACACCTGTATGGGAACACCTGTATGGGCACACCTGTATGGCCACACCTGTATGGGAACACCTATATGgcgtagggctttgactccgaacttcgttattcgaatataattggaatatcaaaaaataaatcaaaattcgaacgaatattaggcagcccttaatattcgaacctgttatgggcaggccaagagggagagacgtcggagaacccgacgcagtttattcataatattataatGACCACgaaagaggcagtgaatgaagcattgattagacagcgatttataagaaacctaataaaccgttggaacacgcaagaccggtaaccatagcaacgcggtgAACAAACCTCGCGatgcccaatccaggtcttactgaaggcgtttaatggtcaaaatattattaataaatattcgaatatattcgaatattaatattaataaacaaacaaactttgaatatgatttttgggcaaggGTCAAAGCCCTATATGGCCAAACCTGTATGGGAACAATTTTATGGTAACACCTGTATTGGTGCACCTTTATGGGCTACCTTTGCAGAAGGAGCCGAAAGATTGTTAGAAATCCCTGAGCTGTCAGTCGGCGATTAGCCAATGAAACGCTCCGTgagggcccacacacacacacacacacgcacgcgcgcgcgcgcacacacacacacacacacacacacacacacacacacacacacacacacacacacacacacacacacacacacacacacacacacacacacacacacacacacagtgttattGGAGCTCCTCCACAGGGCTGTGATCAATCACTGGTTTGTTTGGGCGATGGTTCCAAACTGGTCTCTcgtctgtgttctctctctacTACTTCACACCTTACCTGAAGCACCTTTTTGTCCTTTTGAGGAGCTTCCCGTTCCCCTGATCCATTGTAATGATGATTTCTTTGAACAAGGTGCACAAGCTGGTGCTGGCCTCCGCTAGCCCGTACTTCAGAGCCATGTTCAGCAGCAGCTTCAAGGAGGGCCGCGCATCCGAGGTCACACTGCGCGAcgcctgccccctggtggtggggaAGCTCATCGACTTTGCCTACACCGCCCGCATCACCGTGGGGGAGAACTGCGTGCTGCATGTTCTGCTGGGTGCGATGAGGTGAGACCGGGCTGCTGGGTCTGTGGGAACACACGAGGATGTAACAATGATGATACATCAAATGGTAAAACATTTGTCATGGGCTCTATCGATGATCAacccaaaaataccaaaaaatttACTTGGaggtgacatattacaccaccaggtgtgagtgtgattagccgttttgaaaatctgcctcttctgacatcacaagtgggcggtcaaaacggcttgtaacagctaatcacactcccacatggtggtaaaatatgtcaccttttaataGTCAAACAAAAAAAGAGGAACACCATCAAATCCATCCTAGGGAAGCTACGCCGGCCCAGGGGGTTCTGATTGACTCACACTGTTTACACTCATTACTCTTGAGTTTGTTTGTCTTTGGTTCCTCTTTATCCAACGTACCAACGTTGATAGGCAGAAGGCCATATAAAGACAGCGCCAGGACACTGACTGGTCCCTGAACGTCCTGTTACACagcctgtgtgtttgcgtggcgTCTTCCTCCAGGTACCAGATGGAGGACGTGGCAAAGGCGTGCTGCGACTTCCTGGTGAAGCACCTGGAGCCAGCCAACGTCATCGGCATCGCACGCTTCGCTGAGGGCCTCGGCTGCACTGAGCTGCAGCGCCACAGCCGGGagtacatcaacacacacttCAACGAGGTGTGTGTTGACGGCAGCAAGTGTGTTGGTCCTGATGCTTTGGGCCAGCGTCTCTGACGTGGACCGACGTCACATGACCAGCCTGTCACATGACCAGCCACATGACGAGTTCAATCATTTCAGGGATGAATTGATTCAAATGCTGAGCTTTTCCAAACTGTTACTTGCttcatgttgtgttgttgtgttgttgtaggGTTGTACTTACTCAAAAACATAACTCCTACTTTTAAAGTGGTAACCTGGAAGATTTTCATGAAATTTCAATCTTTGAGATCACCACTTTACAAAATCAAACCAATTCACTTCAAATCCGCTCAGAACAGGAAGAAATAGACAATGTGTGAGTATCTTGTGACAGGATGGACTGATGATGAAGGTGTTCTCTTCAACGTTTCCAGGTCACCAAAGTGGAGGAGTTCTTCAGCCTGACCCACTGCCAGCTTCTGGAGCTCATCAGTCAGGACAGCATCAAGgttctctgtgagtctgaggtTTGTAGTCCCGGCTGGTTCAATCTGGTTAAAACTGCTCCTGTCTGGTTCAAACCGGTCCTGTCTGGTTCGAACTGGTCGTGTATGACTCAAAATGGTCCTGTCTGGTTCAAATTGGTCCTGTATGACTCAAACTGGTCCTGTCTGGTTCAAACTGGTCCTGTCTGGTCCAGTCTGGCTCAAACTGGTCCCGTCTGGTTCAATCTGGTCCTGTATGACTCAAACTGGTCCCGTCTGGTTCAATCTGGTCCTATATGGCTCAAACTGGTCTCTTCTGGTTCAATCTGGTCCTCTATGGCTCAAACTGGTCCCGTCTGGTTCAATCTGGTCCTGTATGGCTCAAACTGATCCCGTCTGGTTCAATCTGGTCCTCTATGGCTCAAACTGGTCCCGTCTGGTTCAATCTGGTCCTATATGGCTCAAACTGGTCCCGTCTGGTTCAATCTGGTCCTGTATGGCTCAAACTGATCCCGTCTGGTTCAATCTGGTCCTGTATGGCTCAAACTGGTCCTGTCTGGTTCAATCTGGAGACGAAGTGCAGTCAGTAGAGATGACATGCAGTTGTGAGACGCCCCCCAGGTGTGACACCGGGATGCTGTCCCCCCAGGTGTACCAGGCCTGTACCAACTGGGTTCGCTGGGACATCGCCGGCCGAGCCCAGTACCTCCACGCCCTCCTCAACGCCGTCCGCATCTACGCCCTGCCGCCCAAGTTCCTGAAGAACCAGCTGCAGTCCTGCCCCATCCTCAGCAAGGTAccaacacccacccaccccccccccccccatctccctctgatCCCTGGTCCTCATAGTGGACCAGGGTGGGTTCATAGTCCAGAGGTCATGGGTTCGATCCTTGAGCTACAGGTCCTGTCCTCCACGACTCGTTGCTGAAGTTTCAAGTTACTATGACTGAATATAGAACAAATAGaaactccctctcctccccttgttGTAGGTTTCCCTCATATCTGCGTGGAGGGTGTAGTGGCAGTTGCGTCGGAACATATTTAGGAccacgtgtttgacctgaatcACTCGTTCCTCTTTGTTCCATACATTTATCTTGCAGGACAACTGCTGCAAGGACTTCCTGTCCAAGATCTTCCAGGAAATGGCGTTGaagaagcccctccccccggctCCTCTCCGCGGCAACCAGCTGATTTACGTGGCCGGGGGGTAGGAGTCCGCCTGCAGCCGAGCTTCCTGCTAGGGTTCTCTCAGTCAGCGTCTCTTCTGTGAGAGACGGATGCACTCAGAGGCCAACTCTTATGAACCCTCAGGTTATATGTAGTTATGTAGGCGTTACACCTCCctagcccctacaccaccctagccctacaccaccctatccCTACAGCGACCCTACATGCCTAGTGTTACACCTTCCTAGTGATACACCACCCTAGTGTTACACCAACCTAGTGTTACACCACCCTGGTGATACACCACCCTAGTGTTACACCATCCTAGTGTTACACCACCCTAGCCCTATACTGCCCCTACATGCCTAGTGTTACACAACCGTTACACCACCCTAGAGCTACACCACCCCGTTTTAACCCCCGCGTGGGGTCCTTCCCCCCAGGTACCACCACCGCTCTCTGCCCACCATGGAGGCCTTCGACCCGGGGAGGAACGTGTGGCTGAAGCTGGCCGACATGGAGGCGCCCTGCAGCGGCCTGGGGGCCTGCGTGGTGTTCGGCCTGTTCTACACCGTGAGTCAGCCAGtcattcagtcagtcagtcagtcagtcggtcagtcggtcagtcagtcagtcagtcagtcagtcagtcagtcaatcagtcagtcagtcagtcagtcagtcaatcagtcagccagtcagtcagtcagtcagtcagtcagtcagtcagtcagtcaatcagtcattcagtcagtcagtcagtcaatcagtcagtcaatcagtcagtcagtcagtcagccagtcagtcagccagtcaatCAGTCAgctagtcagtcagtcagtcagtcaatcagtcaATTTATCattcagtcagccagtcagtcagttaaTTAATcagtgagtcagtcagtcagtctatCAATCAGtcggccagtcagtcagtcaattaTTCAGTCAGCCATTCaagctttatttatttagctcTGGGAACCAACTGAAGAACAgaggaaacaaacacaacaggAACATGAAGTGAACGATAAGAAACGGTCTGAATCATAGTGACACCATTGGGGGGTAGATTGAAAACAGAAGAAGATGGCCACACTACTGGAGTAgaaggaggctgaagtaagaaGATGTGTTTTAAGATTTCTTGAAATGTACCGATTGGACAGCTCTCATAGTTAATATTTcattaccttagttaacatgaacactgtTACCTTAgaaaacatgaacaccattggTAAACATTAACAGCAGTGGCTAGCAGTGGCGGTTAGTGTCGGCGCCTAGCGGCAGCGGCTAGCACTGGCAGCTAGCGGCAGCGGCTAGTGGCAGCGGCTAGTGGTTCAATAGCACATGACAGTACCCGCAAACTGTGGTGTCTCCCCGTGCGGTCCAGGTGGGTGGCCGGAACCTGTCCGTCCAGGCGAACACTGAGTCCGGGGCGCTGTGCTGCTACAACCCCATGACCAACCGCTGGACCTCACTGGCCTCCCTCAACGCCCCGCGCAACcgcgtgggcgtgggcgtggtcGACGGCGCCATCTATGCCGTGGGCGGCTCCCAGGGCTCCGCCCACCACGCCACCGTTGAGCGGTAAGCCGTCAGAGAGGCCTCGGAAAAAGCCGACTTTAACCGTAAGAGCTGTGTTTAGGAAAGGTCTAAAAGTATATTTTgagttattgttttgtattcaaTATGATTATTTTTAAGATCGCATATTGCCATGGACCCATAAGGCTTCCGTAGGGTCATCATGGGTGGGAAAGAGAGCTAGAAGCCTACAGAGCAACACAGTTTATTGACACCTTATTTCGATTCCATGCCTTAGTTTGTATTCTTCCCTTTTGACAAGTAAGAGGTCAAACAAATTCAGATTTTTTTGGAGTCGAGCTCATTGCTTCGAGACTTATCAAGTGTTGTGAAAGGAAATTGGAAAGACAACGCCACATTTACTGATAACGTTCCCAAGGTAGGGGAGAGTTCAATGGGGTTTTTATTTTGGCTTTTGATCAACGGTATTGACCGAAAAAGAAACAACATGTTTTTGTTATTCTGTGTTGTACTTAAAGGCATACTGTACGATTTccagtgatatgcactttttaatatgttgttgaaattggtttttacatcctgacagcaataaataacttatgggcaatgaaaaagaagcgaaaaaaaaacgaaatctgtatcggctataaacctgttaaaatgcttaccaatcggagacattgtacccgaatctaaagaaccaatcacaagcctgcgcgttctctcccctctgtgtacgagacTGAGCCGaactgagcgcgttcacggagggcaaagaaagcgttgttgtcatagtagttcatgacagtggactagacctagtgagcctacaacgtcaacacgatggaagaaaaaaaacagaagttaccactgccaccgttacttgccccggttcatccttttaaaaaggcaagaaaaagaaagacagaaactgaaaaggcagcaacaaaaaagaagttggagactgctcgaggaacaacgag encodes the following:
- the keap1a gene encoding kelch-like ECH-associated protein 1A isoform X1, which encodes MYCPRKKRPTRDEDFSAMVVPSVRGLGYLDYNIESHASRSLSAMDEFRRHDLLCDLVLHVTQKDRTVDFKVHKLVLASASPYFRAMFSSSFKEGRASEVTLRDACPLVVGKLIDFAYTARITVGENCVLHVLLGAMRYQMEDVAKACCDFLVKHLEPANVIGIARFAEGLGCTELQRHSREYINTHFNEVTKVEEFFSLTHCQLLELISQDSIKVLCVPGLYQLGSLGHRRPSPVPPRPPQRRPHLRPAAQVPEEPAAVLPHPQQGQLLQGLPVQDLPGNGVEEAPPPGSSPRQPADLRGRGVGVRLQPSFLLGFSQSASLLYHHRSLPTMEAFDPGRNVWLKLADMEAPCSGLGACVVFGLFYTVGGRNLSVQANTESGALCCYNPMTNRWTSLASLNAPRNRVGVGVVDGAIYAVGGSQGSAHHATVERWDPDTNRWSLVCPMAVARLGAGVASCGGALYVVGGYDGLVRWDSAERYQPDTNTWHPLAPMGTVRSGLGLVCLDAYLYAMGGFDGRSQLCSVERYSIARDRWEPQEPMSQCRSAHAVTVHQGRIFVLGGFNQTGFLSSVEVFCPDTNTWTGLSDMPFGRSGMGIAVTMEPCPGNLPEEEEEEEEEDQGGGGGGGGGGEEASKS
- the keap1a gene encoding kelch-like ECH-associated protein 1A isoform X2; the encoded protein is MYCPRKKRPTRDEDFSAMVVPSVRGLGYLDYNIESHASRSLSAMDEFRRHDLLCDLVLHVTQKDRTVDFKVHKLVLASASPYFRAMFSSSFKEGRASEVTLRDACPLVVGKLIDFAYTARITVGENCVLHVLLGAMRYQMEDVAKACCDFLVKHLEPANVIGIARFAEGLGCTELQRHSREYINTHFNEVTKVEEFFSLTHCQLLELISQDSIKVLCESEVYQACTNWVRWDIAGRAQYLHALLNAVRIYALPPKFLKNQLQSCPILSKDNCCKDFLSKIFQEMALKKPLPPAPLRGNQLIYVAGGYHHRSLPTMEAFDPGRNVWLKLADMEAPCSGLGACVVFGLFYTVGGRNLSVQANTESGALCCYNPMTNRWTSLASLNAPRNRVGVGVVDGAIYAVGGSQGSAHHATVERWDPDTNRWSLVCPMAVARLGAGVASCGGALYVVGGYDGLVRWDSAERYQPDTNTWHPLAPMGTVRSGLGLVCLDAYLYAMGGFDGRSQLCSVERYSIARDRWEPQEPMSQCRSAHAVTVHQGRIFVLGGFNQTGFLSSVEVFCPDTNTWTGLSDMPFGRSGMGIAVTMEPCPGNLPEEEEEEEEEDQGGGGGGGGGGEEASKS